Genomic DNA from Vicinamibacteria bacterium:
TCGGCGCCGTGGTCGAACTTGCCCTGTCCACTTTGCTTCAGAAGGGTCTCGGCATCCTCCTGTTCGGCGGCCTCGCCGTCGCCGCGCTTCCGTGGACGATCGCGGCCCTCGCCGTCGCCGTGATGAATTTACCGAGCAAGCTCAGAATCGGCTGAACGCAACGGATTTGGCGAGCGCCCTCGTGGACGAACTCCACGAGAACCCGCAGCCGCCACCTACCAAACCTCTTGAGCCCCAATCCAACTCCTCGGACTCGTAGTCTTTGGGGATACGTTTTACCCGCTTATCCAGGTCGTACCTTCTTTGCACGGTGCAAACGGGTGTCACGATGAGCCTACCCCTGCTCCCCACCACCTTGACGGTGTCCCCCACATCGATGTCGGCCTCGTAAAGTAGCTCCTTGCTCAGACGAATGCCTTGACTGTTTCCCCACTTCTGGACCTTGGTGATCACGGTTTTCACACCCTGGCTATCCAAAGCATAACCCGAGGTTCTCCGCAAGGACAGTCGAGCACCAAAACCCTCTGGATCAAATTGTCCATCGTTTACTTTGGACTGGGTTCCTTGACACCCTTACCCTGACGCCCTTGACGCACGACGCCCGGTACTGATAGCATAAGACCAGGATGGGAAATCAAATCGTGGAGCGCTCGCCGTTCGTTGAGAAAGTGGCCAGGCAATTGCGGCATGCACTCACCAATCTAGCGGAAAGCTATGCGGAACGGGGCCGTTCCCTCGAAGACCTGGGCACGGCCGAGGAAATTGCCAATCGTATGTTGGCCACAGTTCCTGCGCCGTCCGACTGGGACGACCTGCTCGGGCCCTTCTATTCCACTTCGAGGGTCGCGAAGCTTCTGGGGGATATCTCTCGGCAGGCAATTGCCGAGCGAAGGGAACGGCGTACCCTTCTCGGGCTACGTACCGAGGACGGCAGCTACGTCTACCCCACCTTTCAGTTCGACGCGCATAATGATGTGCTCTCCGGGCTGGCGGAGGTGCTTCAGTGTTTCGACCCCAAGGACGTCGATGAGTGGACCGTAGCTGGGTGGCTGGTGGCGTCGCAGCGATCGCTCGGTGGTCGGTCGGTCATTGAGGCCCTGGCATCGAGGGGGCCGCGTCAAGACGTGGTTGAGCTTGCGCGCGCTCAAGCAGCACGCTTCGCGCAGTGACCCATTCTCGGCAGCGCCTCTCTCTAGGAAATCCGCCCGAGGAGATCTCCCGGCTCGAACGTTTTCCCTGGCGAACTCTCGGGCCGGACAGCAATCTCTGGCGCGTTGTGCGACGTGGACGGGAACCGTGGTGGTTCTCGAGCTCCATGGATGGACGATTCGACCTTCCCGCTCCCGAAGGGACCTGTTATCTGGCGATGGACGCATTGGGGGCGATGCTCGAGCTCATTGGACCGGAAATGAGCAGCGGTGCCGTATCAAAGACATTCCTGGATGACCGTCGCTTGAGACGACTCTCCGTCCCGCGCCCCCATCGACTGGCGAATCTCGCAGATCGACGAGCGACCGGGTTCGGCGTCACCGCAGAGATACACACGGTCGTGCCCTATGAGATGCCTCAGGCGTGGGCTGCCGCCCTGAGGCGAGTGGGCGCTCACGGCGTACGCTACCAGCTCCGGCACGATCCGTCCGTCAAAGGGGTTGGTATCGGCTTGTTCGGGAAAGCAGGTCTGCGACCGGGCTGGAAGCGTGGGCGCGAGCTCGTCATTGATGAGTCCCTTCGAAAGATGCTAGGTGATGCGTGCGGCATACGCGTTCTGCCAACTCCGCGTGTTTCCCAACTCCGGGTGATCGATTCCTAATCACGATCGCAGATTCTTTCGAAACGACCGGACGCTATCGAAGTTCTCGAACGTGGTCGCTTCGAGGACTTCTGAGAGTGTGTCGGGCAGACCGTCGAGTGGCTTGATCCCAGTTTGTCACCCACAATCGTGACGTGCACATTTGACTGGCTCGACCGTCGTTCGTGGGCCATCGCCGCACCGAGCCGCGAGCCTGATAGAATCTCCGCCCTCGAGGAGGAGGCATGACCTCGCATCGGACACTCGTCTTGGCTGTATCGATTCACGCGATCACGACCGCCGCCGCCGCCAACGAGCGCGGTCCTTTCGATGGGCTCCGGTTCCGCGAGATCGGACCGGCCACGCCCGCGGGACGGATCGACGACTTCGCGGTGCTGGAGTCGAATCCCTTCGTGTTCTACGTCGCTACGGCGACGGGCGGGTTATGGAAGACCACGAACAACGGCACGACCTTCGAGACGCTCTTCGATAACGAGACGACGTCCTCCATCGGGGACGTCGCCATCGCAGCTTACGATCCCAATCTCGTCTGGGTGGGAACGGGCGAGAACAACAACCGCCAGAGCTCATCCTGGGGCGATGGGATCTACAAGTCGACCGACGGAGGCAAGACCTGGACGAACATGGGTCTCACCACTTCACGTCACATCGCTCGGATCGTCATCGATCCGACAGATTCGGACATCGTCTATGTCGCTGCGCTCGGAAGCCTGTGGGGCGCGGGAGGCGAGAGAGGCGTCTACAAGACGACCGACGGGGGAGCGAGCTTCGAGCGGGTTCTCCACGTCGACGACGACACGGGCGCCACGGAGCTCGTCATGGATCCGAGAAACCCCAAAGTGCTCTACGCGGCAACTTATCAGAGACGGCGTGCAACTTGGGGATTCAACGGCGGCGGTCCGGGAAGCGCGATTCACAAGACGACCGACGGGGGTCGAAGCTGGGACAAGCTCACCGAGGGCCTTCCCGAAGGGCCCATGGGTCGCATCGGTCTCGACATCTACCGCAAGAACCCGAATGTCCTCTACGCCCGAATCGAGCATCCGGAGGCGGGTGGCGTCTATCGTACCGACGACGCCGGGGCGAGCTGGTCCAAGCTCTCTTCGCTCAACCCGCGGCCGATGTACTTCAGTCAGATCCGGATCGATCCCATCGATGATTCGCGCATCTACGTCCTCGGGACGCGGCTCCACGTCTCCGATGACGGGGGCCGGACGTTCCACGACGAGGGCGCCGCGCGCATTCACGTCGACTTTCATGCGATGTGGATCAATCCCGCGAATCCGGACCACGTCCTTCTCGGTGGCGACGGGGGGGTCGGCATCTCCTACGACCGGAGCGAGACTTATGTCTGGCTGGACAACATGCCGCTCGGCCAGTTCTATCACGTGAGCTACGACATGAACGCGCCCTACTTCGTCTGCGGCGGTCTGCAGGACAACAACACCTGGTGCGGCCCGAGCCAGGTGCGAAGCCGCGACGGGATCGCCAATGACGACTGGTTCATCATCGGAGGCGGAGACGGCTTCGTCGCGCTCGCCGACCCGGACAACCCACGCGTCCTGTACGCCGAGTCCCAGAACGGGCGCATGAACCGCGTGGACCGCGTGACCAACGAACGGCAGTCGATCCGACCCGAGCCCGAAGAGGGCGAGCCCGAGCTTCGCTGGAACTGGGACACGCCGATGCTGCTCTCGCCCCACGATCCGGCGACGATCTTCGTCGCCGCCAACAAGGTATTCCGGTCGGAGAATCGCGGCCACCTCTGGGCAGCGATCAGCCCCGATCTCACGACGAACGCCGACCGGGACGAGATCGAGCTGATGGGTATCCATGGCAAGGACATCACGATTGCGAAGAACGACGGCGTCTCGGATTACTCCACGCTCGTAACTTTCGCGGAGTCGGAGATCCAGGAAGGACTCTACTGGGCGGGCTCGGACGATGGTCTCGTGCACGTCTCGGCGGATTCGGGTGTCAACTGGACCAACGTCACGAAAAACGTTCCCGGTTTGCCGCTGGGCACCTACGTATCGCGCCTGGCTCCGTCACGATTCGAGGCGAATCGTGTCTACGCGGCTTTCGATGGCCATCGCCTGGACGATTTCGACGCTCATGTCTACGTCAGCGACGATCTCGGAAAGAGCTGGCGAACGATCGCCTCGGGCCTTCCCGAGGGCGAGGTCGCCCGCACCCTCACCGAAGATCTGAAGAATCCTGACGTTCTGTACCTGGGAACCGAACGAGGTGTCTACGTGAGCGTGGACCGCGGGCGGGAGTGGCATCGCGTCGAGGCGAACCTCCCCACCGTGCCCATCTACGAGATCGCACTCCACCCGCGGGAGAACGACATGATCCTCGCGACCCATGGTCGGAGCCTCTGGATTCTCGACGACCTCACACCCTTTCAGGACTACACCGAGGCCGCTGCATCGAAAGCCTACGTCTTCTCGGCGCCCCCCGCGGTGCAGCAGAATCCCGCCGGCGATCGGATGCGTGACTTCGAAGGCGATCAACAGTTCCTGGGCGAGAACCCCGGGGCCGGTCGGCTCACGTATCGACTTTCTGCCGACGCCAAAGAGGTTGCGATCGAGATCCGGGATACGCCGGGAACGGTCATCCGGAAGCTCGACGTCGAGAAAACGGCCGGCATCCACCACGTGAGCTGGGACCTGCGCCTCGCACCGCTCCCCGAGGTGAAGGGTCAACCCGACCGAAGCGGGTTCGGACCCCGATACGACAGCCCCTTCGTTTCGCCGGGTACGTACCAAGCGCATCTGGTCGTGGACGGCAAGGAAGCAGCGAACACCGCGCTCGAAGTGAGCGGGGACCCCGATATCGCCATCAGCGGCGAGCAACGGCGCGCCTACGACGAAGCGGCACGCCGCGCCTACGAGCTCAACCGCAAAGCCAACGAAGCCGCCAGCAGCCTCGTCGATCTTCACGAGCAGTTATCCAAAGTGAAGGAGGCGCTCGCGGAGCAGGAGCTCGCGGAGATCACGGAATTGTCGATCAAAGTGGAGGACTTGCGAAGGCGCTTCGGTGTGGGACGGCGCGAACCGGGGCCACCTCCGGAAGACGATGTACGGGGCGACATCTCCGGGCTGCGCCGCAGCATCCTCGGTGCGACAGCGGCTCCAACCGAAGCACAGACCCGACTCATGCGAAAGCTCGAGACAGACCTCGAAACCGCGATTCGCGATCTCAACGACACGATTGCCACGGCCTCCGATCTGTATCGCGATCTCGCGTCCCGGGGCCTGTACCCCGTGGCGCCGAAGCCCCTGGGATAGTTCGCTTTCGAATCGGAAAGCCGGGGCGATTGAGCTCGGCCGGGCTCATGTGCTAACGTGTTTTTGTACATCTAATCCCCACGCTCATTCATAGTCGATTCTAAGGTGCGGCGTTCCGCGGGTCGGATCGTCGGGGGCGGTCAGCAGCGTCGACGAAGGAGCAGGGCAGATGAACCCGAAACTCGCGCGGCGCACCCTCCTGGGTGCTGCCACGGCTTTCCTTGCGCTGGCATCGGGTCTCGCTTGTCTTTCCCGAGTGAGTTCAAAGAGCGCCTACACCCCCTCACCCACGGAGCGATTCCGACTCGCCGGCAAGAGGGCAAAAGGCGGCGCCATGCCTCCCCGGTTCGATCAACCCGGTGAAGCCCTGAGCTATTACGTTCAGAAGCGAGCGCCGGTCGGCACGAGGACGATTCCCATTTCACGATACTTCACCGCCCGCGACCACATACGCGCGATGCCCCGGCACTCGACCGCCCTCGATATCCTGCTTCCTTCGGAAAACGCCGAGGGAGCGGCTCCCAGTGTTTCCGCCCTGAGTCTCGACACCTGGGAGGAGCTCGGACCGGGAAACGTCGGGGGGCGAACGCGCTCGATTCTCATCGATCCGTCCGCCCCTAACATCATGTATGCGGCGGGCGTTTCCGGCGGGATCTGGAAGACGGTGGACGGCGGCGCGAATTGGGCTCCACTCGACGACTTCCTTCCGAACCTCGCCGTGAGCACGATGGCCATGGATCCCGACGACGCGAACGTCCTCTATGCCGGCACCGGAGAAGGCTTCTTCAACATCGACGCCGTGCGCGGAGCCGGGGTCTTCAAGAGCGTCAACGGGGGCGCATCATGGTCACAGCTGGCCGCAACGAGCACGAATCCCGATTTCTACTACGTGAACGACCTCATCGTCAGTCCCAACGATTCGGCGCGCGTCTATGCCGCGACCGGCACCGGAGTCTTCCGATCCAGCAATGGTGGTACGAGCTGGACCCAGGTTCTCAGCGCGACCGTCGCTGGAGGTTGCCTCGACCTCGCGCAACGAACGGATACTCCCACCGACGTCGTGTTCGCCTCCTGCGGCACTTTGGAGACGGCGACGGTCTATCGCAACGACGACGCGGGAGGAACCGGCGTTTGGACCAGCAAGCTGAGCGAGCCGGAGATGGGACGCACGTCGCTCGCCATCGCGCCGTCGAACCAGGACGTCGTCTACGCGCTCTCTGCGAGCCTCGACTCCACGGGGTTCTTCACCCACGGGCTTCACGCGGTGTTTCGATCCGCGGACGGCGGGAACAGCTGGACGACCCAGGTGAGCAACCAGGATCTCTTCGTGGATGCCATCAACCTCATGCTCCTGACGAACCCGGCGGTCGCCTTCGGCTGTTTCGGACCTATCGCGTTCTATCACCAGGGGTGGTACGACAACGTGATCGCGGTCGATCCGACGGATCCCGACGTGGTCTGGGCGGGCGGCATCGACCTTTTTCGCTCCGAGGACGGAGGGGTGAATTGGGGCCTGGCGTCCCACTGGTGGGCGGATCCGTCGCTTCCCCAATATGCGCACGCGGACCATCACGCCATCGTGTTTCACCCAGCCTACGATGGGACGACGAACACGACGCTCTTCGTCGGAAACGATGGTGGGGTCTTTCGGACCGACAACGCGACGGCCGGAACGGTCGTGACGAGCGACGATGGCTGCGATCCCACGCTCGGAGCGGTGGCCTGGACGGCGCTCAACAACCACTACGGGGTCACGCAGTTCTACCACGGCACGCCCTATCCGGACGGGTCGACGTTCTTCGGAGGGACCCAGGACAACGGGACCGTTCGCGGCAGTGATGCCGCGGGGCCCAACGACTGGGGGACGATCTGGGGCGGGGACGGCGGCTATGTGGCGGTCGACCCGGACGACACGAACGTCCTGTACATCGAGAACACCGGTTTGTCGCTCCACAAGTCGATCGATGGAGGGTCGACTTTTCAGCCGGCGACGAACGGGATCGTGGATACCGGGCTCTTCATCGCCCCCTTCACGATGGATCCCTCCGATTCCGAGCGCCTGTGGACGGGCG
This window encodes:
- a CDS encoding transcriptional regulator/antitoxin, MazE, producing MKTVITKVQKWGNSQGIRLSKELLYEADIDVGDTVKVVGSRGRLIVTPVCTVQRRYDLDKRVKRIPKDYESEELDWGSRGLVGGGCGFSWSSSTRALAKSVAFSRF
- a CDS encoding RES family NAD+ phosphorylase, which codes for MRRGREPWWFSSSMDGRFDLPAPEGTCYLAMDALGAMLELIGPEMSSGAVSKTFLDDRRLRRLSVPRPHRLANLADRRATGFGVTAEIHTVVPYEMPQAWAAALRRVGAHGVRYQLRHDPSVKGVGIGLFGKAGLRPGWKRGRELVIDESLRKMLGDACGIRVLPTPRVSQLRVIDS